In Antechinus flavipes isolate AdamAnt ecotype Samford, QLD, Australia chromosome 3, AdamAnt_v2, whole genome shotgun sequence, a genomic segment contains:
- the PPP1R7 gene encoding protein phosphatase 1 regulatory subunit 7 isoform X1 — translation MASGGGAGLQQPPQEMMEVDRRVESEESGDEEGKKHREGLVSELSQQSLRDDLNLDNPEAIAGIIEMSKAEACPRQDQHQHLLSLAGVIWHAKESELPVDMETVHLDEDAEDIDLNHYRIGKIEGFEVLKKVKTLCLRQNLIKCIENLEELQSLRELDLYDNQIRKIENLEALKDLETLDISFNLLRSIEGIDQLTQLKKLFLVNNKISKIENLSNLQQLKMLELGSNRIRAIENIDSLTNLDSLFLGKNKITKLQNLDALTNLTVLSMQSNRLTKIEGLQNLVNLRELYLSHNGIEVIEGLENNNKLTMLDIASNRIKKIENVSHLIELQEFWMNDNLIESWSDLDELKGAKNLETVYLERNPLQKDPQYRRKIMLALPTIRQIDATFVRF, via the exons ATGGCGTCGGGGGGCGGCGCGGGGCTGCAGCAGCCGCCGCAGGAGATGATGGAGG ttgacAGAAGAGTTGAGTCTGAAGAATCAGGtgatgaagagggaaagaaacataGAGAAGGCCTGGTCTCAGAACTGAGTCAGCAAAGTCTGAGAGATGATCTGAACCTCGACAACCCAGAAG CCATTGCAGGAATTATAGAGATGAGTAAAGCAGAGGCCTGCCCTCGCCAGGATCAGCACCAGCACCTGCTCTCCTTGGCAGGAGTCATCTGGCATGCAA AAGAATCGGAACTCCCTGTGGATATGGAGACTGTTCACTTGGACGAAGATGCTGAG GATATTGATCTAAATCATTATCGAATTGGGAAAATTGAAGGGTTTGAAGTCCTGAAGAAAGTGAAG ACCCTCTGCCTCCGTCAGAACCTCATTAAATGTATTGAGAACTTGGAAGAGCTACAGAGCCTTCGAGAGCTGGATCTCTATGACAACCAGATCAGAAAGATCGAGAACCTGGAGGCGCTGAAGGACCTTGA GACTTTAGACATTTCTTTTAATCTTCTGCGAAGCATCGAAGGCATAGATCAGCTCACCCAGCTGAAGAAACTTTTCCTGGTCAAcaacaaaatcagcaaaattgaGAATTTAAGTAACCTCCAGCAGCTAAAGATGTTAGAGCTTGGATCCAACCGAATCCGG GCCATCGAGAACATCGACAGCCTGACCAACCTGGACAGTTTGTTCTTGGGGAAGAACAAGATCACCAAGCTCCAGAATCTGGACGCCCTCACCAACCTCACGGTGCTCAGCATGCAG AGTAACCGGCTAACCAAAATCGAAGGCCTCCAGAACCTGGTGAACCTCCGGGAGCTCTACCTCAGCCACAATGGCATCGAGGTCATCGAGGGCTTGGAGAACAAT AACAAACTCACAATGCTGGACATTGCATCAAACAGGATCAAAAAGATTGAAAACGTCAGCCACCTAATAGAACTACAGGAATTCTGG ATGAATGACAATCTCATCGAGAGCTGGAGTGACTTGGACGAGTTAAAGGGAGCCAAGAACCTCGAGACCGTTTACCTGGAGCGGAACCCTCTGCAGAAGGATCCCCAGTACCGGCGTAAGATCATGCTGGCCCTGCCCACCATCCGGCAGATCGACGCCACGTTTGTGCGGTTCTGA
- the PPP1R7 gene encoding protein phosphatase 1 regulatory subunit 7 isoform X2: MASGGGAGLQQPPQEMMEVDRRVESEESGDEEGKKHREGLVSELSQQSLRDDLNLDNPEGIIEMSKAEACPRQDQHQHLLSLAGVIWHAKESELPVDMETVHLDEDAEDIDLNHYRIGKIEGFEVLKKVKTLCLRQNLIKCIENLEELQSLRELDLYDNQIRKIENLEALKDLETLDISFNLLRSIEGIDQLTQLKKLFLVNNKISKIENLSNLQQLKMLELGSNRIRAIENIDSLTNLDSLFLGKNKITKLQNLDALTNLTVLSMQSNRLTKIEGLQNLVNLRELYLSHNGIEVIEGLENNNKLTMLDIASNRIKKIENVSHLIELQEFWMNDNLIESWSDLDELKGAKNLETVYLERNPLQKDPQYRRKIMLALPTIRQIDATFVRF; encoded by the exons ATGGCGTCGGGGGGCGGCGCGGGGCTGCAGCAGCCGCCGCAGGAGATGATGGAGG ttgacAGAAGAGTTGAGTCTGAAGAATCAGGtgatgaagagggaaagaaacataGAGAAGGCCTGGTCTCAGAACTGAGTCAGCAAAGTCTGAGAGATGATCTGAACCTCGACAACCCAGAAG GAATTATAGAGATGAGTAAAGCAGAGGCCTGCCCTCGCCAGGATCAGCACCAGCACCTGCTCTCCTTGGCAGGAGTCATCTGGCATGCAA AAGAATCGGAACTCCCTGTGGATATGGAGACTGTTCACTTGGACGAAGATGCTGAG GATATTGATCTAAATCATTATCGAATTGGGAAAATTGAAGGGTTTGAAGTCCTGAAGAAAGTGAAG ACCCTCTGCCTCCGTCAGAACCTCATTAAATGTATTGAGAACTTGGAAGAGCTACAGAGCCTTCGAGAGCTGGATCTCTATGACAACCAGATCAGAAAGATCGAGAACCTGGAGGCGCTGAAGGACCTTGA GACTTTAGACATTTCTTTTAATCTTCTGCGAAGCATCGAAGGCATAGATCAGCTCACCCAGCTGAAGAAACTTTTCCTGGTCAAcaacaaaatcagcaaaattgaGAATTTAAGTAACCTCCAGCAGCTAAAGATGTTAGAGCTTGGATCCAACCGAATCCGG GCCATCGAGAACATCGACAGCCTGACCAACCTGGACAGTTTGTTCTTGGGGAAGAACAAGATCACCAAGCTCCAGAATCTGGACGCCCTCACCAACCTCACGGTGCTCAGCATGCAG AGTAACCGGCTAACCAAAATCGAAGGCCTCCAGAACCTGGTGAACCTCCGGGAGCTCTACCTCAGCCACAATGGCATCGAGGTCATCGAGGGCTTGGAGAACAAT AACAAACTCACAATGCTGGACATTGCATCAAACAGGATCAAAAAGATTGAAAACGTCAGCCACCTAATAGAACTACAGGAATTCTGG ATGAATGACAATCTCATCGAGAGCTGGAGTGACTTGGACGAGTTAAAGGGAGCCAAGAACCTCGAGACCGTTTACCTGGAGCGGAACCCTCTGCAGAAGGATCCCCAGTACCGGCGTAAGATCATGCTGGCCCTGCCCACCATCCGGCAGATCGACGCCACGTTTGTGCGGTTCTGA
- the PPP1R7 gene encoding protein phosphatase 1 regulatory subunit 7 isoform X3 yields MASGGGAGLQQPPQEMMEVDRRVESEESGDEEGKKHREGLVSELSQQSLRDDLNLDNPEEESELPVDMETVHLDEDAEDIDLNHYRIGKIEGFEVLKKVKTLCLRQNLIKCIENLEELQSLRELDLYDNQIRKIENLEALKDLETLDISFNLLRSIEGIDQLTQLKKLFLVNNKISKIENLSNLQQLKMLELGSNRIRAIENIDSLTNLDSLFLGKNKITKLQNLDALTNLTVLSMQSNRLTKIEGLQNLVNLRELYLSHNGIEVIEGLENNNKLTMLDIASNRIKKIENVSHLIELQEFWMNDNLIESWSDLDELKGAKNLETVYLERNPLQKDPQYRRKIMLALPTIRQIDATFVRF; encoded by the exons ATGGCGTCGGGGGGCGGCGCGGGGCTGCAGCAGCCGCCGCAGGAGATGATGGAGG ttgacAGAAGAGTTGAGTCTGAAGAATCAGGtgatgaagagggaaagaaacataGAGAAGGCCTGGTCTCAGAACTGAGTCAGCAAAGTCTGAGAGATGATCTGAACCTCGACAACCCAGAAG AAGAATCGGAACTCCCTGTGGATATGGAGACTGTTCACTTGGACGAAGATGCTGAG GATATTGATCTAAATCATTATCGAATTGGGAAAATTGAAGGGTTTGAAGTCCTGAAGAAAGTGAAG ACCCTCTGCCTCCGTCAGAACCTCATTAAATGTATTGAGAACTTGGAAGAGCTACAGAGCCTTCGAGAGCTGGATCTCTATGACAACCAGATCAGAAAGATCGAGAACCTGGAGGCGCTGAAGGACCTTGA GACTTTAGACATTTCTTTTAATCTTCTGCGAAGCATCGAAGGCATAGATCAGCTCACCCAGCTGAAGAAACTTTTCCTGGTCAAcaacaaaatcagcaaaattgaGAATTTAAGTAACCTCCAGCAGCTAAAGATGTTAGAGCTTGGATCCAACCGAATCCGG GCCATCGAGAACATCGACAGCCTGACCAACCTGGACAGTTTGTTCTTGGGGAAGAACAAGATCACCAAGCTCCAGAATCTGGACGCCCTCACCAACCTCACGGTGCTCAGCATGCAG AGTAACCGGCTAACCAAAATCGAAGGCCTCCAGAACCTGGTGAACCTCCGGGAGCTCTACCTCAGCCACAATGGCATCGAGGTCATCGAGGGCTTGGAGAACAAT AACAAACTCACAATGCTGGACATTGCATCAAACAGGATCAAAAAGATTGAAAACGTCAGCCACCTAATAGAACTACAGGAATTCTGG ATGAATGACAATCTCATCGAGAGCTGGAGTGACTTGGACGAGTTAAAGGGAGCCAAGAACCTCGAGACCGTTTACCTGGAGCGGAACCCTCTGCAGAAGGATCCCCAGTACCGGCGTAAGATCATGCTGGCCCTGCCCACCATCCGGCAGATCGACGCCACGTTTGTGCGGTTCTGA